A single genomic interval of Noviherbaspirillum cavernae harbors:
- a CDS encoding THUMP domain-containing class I SAM-dependent RNA methyltransferase — MSHSFFCPCPRGLEAALAEELGEIAQQSRTLNIHNQVPGGVHCSGALTDAYRINLHSRIASRVLLRIAHGSYVNENDIYDLALAQPWEDWFSLKHTIRVDVTAVKSPLKSLEFTTLKIKDAVCDRFRDQYSERPSVNTKTPDMRIVGFLDARTFTLYLDTSGEALFKRGWRMETGDAPLRENLAAGLLRVAGWKPGMTLFDPMCGSGTILAEAAQIVAGVPPGARRNFAFEKFNDFDSAEWQAIKGSFKPNPIPTTPTIFGSDISGDMITMARHNLRNAGVMFDVPLKQIEAQEVKPPAETPGIILTNPPYGERIGVRGDSTQEADEMTAAFYSAFSKTLKQRFAGWQVFLFTADLGVPKLLRLKESRKTPFFNGALECRLFRFDMVAGFNRREEAKPKAD, encoded by the coding sequence ATGTCACATTCATTTTTCTGTCCCTGCCCGCGCGGTCTGGAAGCCGCGCTGGCGGAAGAACTGGGCGAAATCGCGCAGCAAAGCAGGACGCTGAACATTCACAATCAAGTACCGGGCGGCGTGCATTGCTCCGGTGCATTGACCGATGCGTATCGCATCAACCTGCATTCGCGCATCGCCTCGCGCGTGCTGCTGCGCATTGCGCATGGCAGCTACGTCAACGAGAACGACATCTACGACCTCGCGCTCGCGCAGCCGTGGGAAGACTGGTTCAGCCTCAAGCACACTATCCGCGTCGATGTCACCGCCGTGAAGTCGCCGTTGAAGAGCCTGGAATTCACGACGCTCAAGATCAAGGATGCGGTCTGCGACCGTTTCCGTGATCAGTATTCGGAACGGCCTTCAGTCAATACAAAAACACCGGACATGCGCATCGTCGGCTTCCTCGATGCCCGCACCTTCACCCTGTATCTGGACACCTCCGGCGAGGCGCTGTTCAAGCGCGGCTGGCGGATGGAGACGGGCGACGCGCCGCTGCGCGAAAATCTCGCGGCGGGATTGTTGCGCGTGGCGGGATGGAAGCCGGGCATGACGCTGTTCGATCCGATGTGCGGCTCCGGCACCATTCTTGCCGAGGCGGCACAGATCGTGGCGGGTGTTCCGCCGGGCGCGCGGCGCAATTTTGCGTTTGAAAAATTCAATGATTTCGACTCCGCCGAGTGGCAGGCGATCAAGGGCAGCTTCAAACCCAATCCGATTCCGACCACGCCCACGATCTTCGGCAGCGACATTTCCGGCGACATGATCACCATGGCGCGCCACAACCTGCGCAATGCGGGTGTCATGTTTGACGTGCCATTGAAGCAGATCGAGGCGCAGGAAGTGAAACCGCCCGCAGAGACACCTGGCATCATCCTCACCAACCCGCCCTACGGCGAGCGCATCGGCGTGCGTGGCGACAGCACGCAGGAAGCCGATGAGATGACCGCAGCGTTTTACAGCGCGTTCAGCAAGACATTGAAGCAGCGTTTTGCAGGCTGGCAGGTGTTCCTGTTCACCGCCGACCTCGGCGTGCCGAAACTCTTGCGCCTGAAGGAGTCGCGCAAGACGCCGTTCTTCAACGGCGCGCTGGAATGCCGGCTGTTCCGCTTCGACATGGTGGCCGGGTTCAATCGCCGCGAAGAAGCCAAGCCGAAAGCCGACTGA
- a CDS encoding 2-hydroxychromene-2-carboxylate isomerase, with amino-acid sequence MAKTCEYFFAPQSPWAYLGHQRFVDLTAKHGVQIEIKPCDLSRVFTVSGGLPLARRAPQRQAYRLVELKRWSEHLGMPLNLQPKHFPVPAEPAAKFIIATKLAHGTDAALALTGAVMRALWAEEKNIADADTLAAIGLACGHDGRMLLKSAETTSVQSEYDRFTDEAIAANVFGSPWYVVDGESFWGQDRLDFVERAFAK; translated from the coding sequence ATGGCTAAAACCTGTGAATACTTTTTCGCCCCGCAATCGCCGTGGGCGTATCTCGGACATCAGCGCTTCGTCGATTTGACGGCGAAGCATGGTGTACAGATCGAGATCAAGCCTTGCGACCTCTCCAGGGTCTTTACCGTGTCCGGCGGCTTGCCGCTGGCCAGGCGCGCGCCGCAGAGACAGGCATACCGGCTGGTCGAGTTGAAGCGCTGGAGTGAACACCTCGGCATGCCACTCAATCTGCAGCCGAAGCATTTCCCCGTGCCGGCCGAACCCGCCGCGAAGTTCATCATTGCGACAAAGCTTGCGCATGGCACAGACGCGGCCCTGGCGCTCACAGGCGCAGTCATGCGCGCCTTGTGGGCGGAGGAGAAAAACATCGCCGACGCGGATACGCTGGCCGCCATCGGACTCGCGTGCGGTCATGACGGCAGGATGCTGCTGAAATCCGCCGAGACGACGAGCGTGCAGAGCGAGTACGACCGCTTTACCGACGAAGCCATTGCGGCGAATGTCTTCGGCTCTCCCTGGTACGTCGTGGATGGCGAAAGCTTCTGGGGCCAGGATAGATTGGATTTTGTCGAGCGGGCTTTCGCAAAATAG
- a CDS encoding CopD family protein yields the protein MLWVKSLHIVFVASWFAGLFYLPRIFVNLAQETDAAATARLLLMARKLYRFMGMLAIPALVFGLWLWLGYGIGKGPGNGWLHAKLAIVVLLIGYHHGCGVLLKKFESGRNTRSHTWYRWFNEFPVLGLLGAVVLVVVKPF from the coding sequence ATGCTCTGGGTCAAATCGCTGCACATCGTCTTTGTCGCATCATGGTTCGCGGGTCTGTTCTATCTGCCGCGCATCTTCGTCAACCTCGCGCAGGAGACCGATGCTGCGGCCACGGCGCGCCTCTTGCTGATGGCGCGCAAGCTGTATCGCTTCATGGGCATGCTCGCCATTCCCGCGCTGGTGTTCGGCCTGTGGCTGTGGCTCGGTTACGGTATCGGTAAAGGTCCGGGCAACGGCTGGCTGCATGCGAAGCTGGCGATCGTCGTGCTGCTGATCGGCTATCACCACGGCTGCGGCGTGTTGCTGAAGAAATTCGAGAGCGGGCGCAACACACGCAGCCACACCTGGTATCGCTGGTTCAATGAATTTCCCGTTCTGGGCTTGCTCGGTGCCGTCGTGCTGGTGGTCGTCAAGCCATTCTGA
- a CDS encoding glutamate-5-semialdehyde dehydrogenase codes for MDIKHYMNEVGQRARKASRAMAKADTGAKNRALLLIAVAIRRDADTLRAANQRDLETARGNGLAPAMLDRLTLSDKAIATMAEGLEQIVSLPDPIGEVSNMKYRPTGIQVGQMRVPLGVIGIIYEARPNVTVDAAGLCIKSGNSTILRGGSEAIHCNQALAKLVKEGLAGAGLPEDAVQIVETTDRAAVGELITMPQYVDVIVPRGGKGLIERLMKESKVPMIKHLDGICHVYIDDKADIEKALKIAFNAKCHRYGTCNTMETLLVARGIAPQVLPKLAELYGTKEVELRGDDEARRILAGYPHLAAATEEDWRTEYLAAILAVKIVEDVTEAIDHINAFSSQHTDAIVTEDYSRAMRFLREVDSASVMVNASTRFADGFEYGLGAEIGISNDKLHARGPVGLEGLTSLKYVVFGHGEVRE; via the coding sequence ATGGACATCAAGCACTACATGAACGAAGTTGGCCAGCGCGCCCGCAAGGCATCGCGCGCCATGGCCAAGGCCGACACCGGCGCGAAGAATCGCGCCTTGTTGCTGATCGCCGTCGCCATCCGGCGCGATGCCGACACCCTGCGCGCAGCCAACCAGCGCGACCTGGAAACCGCGCGCGGCAATGGCCTTGCGCCGGCAATGCTGGATCGCTTGACCCTTTCCGACAAGGCAATCGCGACGATGGCCGAAGGTCTGGAACAGATCGTGTCCCTGCCTGATCCGATTGGCGAAGTGTCCAATATGAAGTACCGTCCGACCGGCATCCAGGTCGGACAGATGCGCGTGCCGCTCGGCGTGATCGGCATCATTTACGAGGCGCGGCCGAACGTGACGGTCGATGCGGCAGGCCTGTGCATCAAGAGCGGCAACTCGACCATCCTGCGCGGCGGTTCGGAGGCGATCCACTGCAATCAGGCGCTGGCGAAACTGGTGAAGGAAGGCCTTGCCGGTGCCGGACTGCCGGAAGATGCGGTGCAGATCGTCGAAACCACCGATCGCGCCGCCGTCGGCGAATTGATCACCATGCCGCAATACGTGGACGTGATCGTGCCGCGCGGCGGCAAGGGCTTGATCGAGCGCCTGATGAAGGAATCGAAAGTGCCGATGATCAAGCACCTCGATGGCATCTGCCACGTGTACATCGACGACAAGGCCGACATCGAAAAGGCGCTGAAGATCGCGTTCAACGCGAAATGCCATCGCTACGGCACCTGCAACACGATGGAAACGCTGCTGGTGGCGCGCGGCATCGCCCCGCAGGTATTGCCAAAGCTGGCCGAGCTGTATGGTACGAAGGAAGTCGAACTGCGCGGCGACGACGAAGCGCGCAGGATTCTCGCCGGCTATCCGCATCTGGCGGCAGCAACCGAGGAAGACTGGCGCACCGAGTACCTCGCCGCAATCCTCGCCGTGAAGATCGTCGAGGATGTCACCGAAGCGATCGACCACATCAACGCTTTTTCGTCGCAACATACCGATGCCATCGTGACCGAAGACTACAGCCGCGCCATGCGCTTCCTGCGCGAAGTCGATTCCGCGTCGGTGATGGTCAATGCCTCGACGCGTTTCGCCGACGGTTTCGAATACGGACTGGGTGCCGAGATCGGCATCTCGAACGACAAGCTGCATGCGCGTGGCCCGGTCGGCTTGGAAGGGCTGACCTCGTTGAAGTATGTCGTGTTCGGGCATGGAGAAGTGCGTGAATAA
- the holA gene encoding DNA polymerase III subunit delta — MQLRHDALDAHLAKTLAPLYVITSDEHLLALEAADRIRKAARTQGLSEREVLVVERSFKWGQLLAANQSQSLFGDRKLIELRIPTGKPGKDGGQALQEYANALSPDNVTLITLPKLDWQAQKSAWVATLQQAGVYIDIPLVERAQLPAWIGGRLAAQRQSADRQAIDFIADRVEGNLLAAHQEIQKLALLHPEGKLSFEQIHDAVLNVARYDVFKLNEAMLTGDVARLVRMIEGLKGEGEALPLVLWAMAEEIRTLLKLKSGTAQGRPLGALLKEYRIWGPRERLMEPALRRLKLSTLEAALQEAAQIDKMVKGLRAKAFAGDAWDALLQLGLKVAR; from the coding sequence ATGCAACTGCGGCACGACGCTCTCGACGCACATCTGGCGAAGACGCTTGCGCCACTGTACGTGATCACCAGCGACGAGCATCTGCTGGCACTGGAGGCGGCGGATCGCATTCGCAAGGCGGCGCGCACGCAGGGACTTTCCGAGCGCGAAGTGCTGGTCGTCGAACGTAGCTTCAAGTGGGGCCAACTGCTCGCAGCCAATCAATCGCAGTCTCTGTTCGGCGACCGCAAGCTGATCGAATTGCGCATCCCGACCGGCAAGCCCGGCAAGGATGGCGGACAGGCATTGCAGGAATATGCGAACGCCTTGAGCCCGGACAATGTCACGCTGATCACGCTGCCGAAACTCGACTGGCAGGCGCAGAAAAGCGCATGGGTGGCGACGCTGCAGCAGGCCGGCGTCTACATCGACATTCCGCTGGTGGAGCGGGCGCAGTTGCCGGCGTGGATAGGTGGGCGTCTGGCGGCGCAGCGTCAAAGCGCCGACCGCCAGGCCATCGACTTCATCGCCGACCGCGTCGAGGGCAATCTGCTGGCGGCGCATCAGGAGATACAAAAGCTCGCGCTGCTGCACCCCGAAGGCAAGTTGAGCTTCGAGCAGATACACGACGCGGTGCTGAATGTCGCACGCTACGACGTGTTCAAGCTGAACGAGGCGATGCTGACCGGCGACGTCGCGCGGCTGGTGCGCATGATCGAGGGATTGAAGGGCGAAGGCGAGGCGCTGCCGCTGGTGCTGTGGGCGATGGCGGAGGAAATCCGCACCTTGCTGAAGCTGAAATCCGGCACGGCGCAAGGTCGCCCGCTAGGCGCGTTGCTGAAGGAATACCGCATCTGGGGTCCGCGCGAGCGCCTGATGGAACCAGCGCTGCGCCGCCTCAAGTTGTCGACGCTGGAAGCCGCGCTGCAGGAAGCGGCGCAAATCGATAAGATGGTCAAGGGCCTGCGCGCCAAGGCGTTTGCCGGCGATGCGTGGGATGCGTTGCTGCAGCTTGGGCTGAAAGTGGCCCGATAG
- the lptE gene encoding LPS assembly lipoprotein LptE, producing the protein MRLRIAYAFALIAVLTLSACGFQLRGASSTQLPFKSIYIGLADNSPLGSELRRYIRASGDTVIVTDQKAAEANLEVLSELREKAILSLNSQGRVREYTLYYKFLFRVKDSKGQELMPATDITLKRDISFNESQVMAKELEEQMLYREMQSDLVQQILRRLSALKSA; encoded by the coding sequence ATGAGACTTCGCATCGCTTATGCATTCGCCCTGATCGCAGTGCTGACCTTGTCGGCATGCGGTTTTCAACTGCGCGGCGCGAGCAGCACGCAATTGCCGTTCAAGTCGATCTATATTGGTTTGGCGGACAATTCCCCTTTGGGTAGCGAATTGAGGCGTTACATCCGCGCCAGCGGCGATACCGTGATCGTGACTGATCAGAAGGCGGCGGAAGCTAACCTGGAAGTGCTGTCGGAGCTGCGGGAAAAGGCCATCCTCTCGCTAAACAGCCAGGGGCGCGTGCGCGAGTACACGCTCTACTACAAGTTCCTGTTCCGCGTGAAAGACAGCAAGGGGCAGGAATTGATGCCCGCCACCGACATCACGCTCAAGCGCGACATCAGCTTCAACGAATCGCAGGTGATGGCGAAGGAACTGGAAGAACAGATGCTGTACCGCGAAATGCAATCCGACCTCGTGCAGCAGATTCTGCGGCGACTGTCCGCGCTGAAATCGGCGTAA
- the leuS gene encoding leucine--tRNA ligase — MQEKYSPADVEKSAQDHWQAIDAYKAVEHAKDKNGKSKPKFYACSMLPYPSGKLHMGHVRNYTINDVMYRYLRMNGYNVLMPMGWDAFGMPAENAAMANNVPPAQWTYSNIEYMKQQMQSMGLAIDWSREMTACKPEYYKWNQWMFLKMLEKGIIYKKTGTVNWDPIDQTVLANEQVIDGRGWRSGALIEKREIPMYYAKITSYAEELLDHVDNKLPGWPERVRIMQSNWIGKSTGVRFAFPHDVKDASGKAINDGKLWVFTTRADTIMGVTFCAVAPEHALATHAAKSNPALAAFIDECKKGSVIEADMATMEKKGMPTGLFVTHPLTGEQVEVWVGNYVLITYGDGAVMGVPAHDERDFAFAKKYSLPIKQVIAVEGKTYSTDAWEEWYADKENGRCIHSGEYDGLSYQAAVDAIAADLGAKGIGEKKITYRLRDWGISRQRYWGTPIPIIHCATCGDVPVPEKDLPVVLPEDCVPDGTGNPLNKHEKFLHVDCPQCGKPARRETDTMDTFVDSSWYYMRYCSPGSNDAMVDARNDYWMPMDQYIGGIEHAVLHLLYARFWTKVMRDFGLLKFDEPFVNLLTQGMVLNETYFREDATGKKTWFNPADVELTFDDKGRPVSAILKSDGKPVELGGTEKMSKSKNNGIDPQAQIDQYGADTARLFTMFASPPEQTLEWSGSGVEGANRFLRRLWAFAHVQTARVAATTAMDFAGLPETHKALRREIHKILQQADHDFKRIQYNTVVSACMKMLNTLEAAKLDDSAESNAVIAEGLSIFLRVLNPVAPHITHVLWQELGFAKTHGDILDAPWPQVDAAALEQAEIELMVQVNGKLRGSVKIAKDADKAAIEAAALANENVKKFVEGTPKKIIVVPGKLINIVA, encoded by the coding sequence ATGCAAGAAAAATACAGCCCCGCCGACGTCGAGAAATCGGCGCAAGACCACTGGCAAGCCATCGACGCCTACAAGGCGGTCGAACACGCGAAGGACAAGAACGGCAAGAGCAAGCCGAAGTTCTACGCCTGCTCGATGCTGCCCTACCCGTCCGGCAAGCTGCACATGGGCCATGTGCGCAATTACACGATCAATGACGTGATGTACCGCTACCTGCGGATGAACGGCTACAACGTGCTGATGCCGATGGGTTGGGACGCGTTCGGCATGCCCGCCGAAAACGCGGCGATGGCCAACAACGTGCCGCCGGCGCAATGGACCTATTCCAACATCGAGTACATGAAGCAGCAGATGCAGTCGATGGGCTTGGCGATCGACTGGTCGCGCGAGATGACCGCCTGCAAGCCGGAATACTACAAGTGGAACCAGTGGATGTTCCTGAAGATGCTGGAGAAAGGCATCATCTACAAGAAGACCGGCACCGTGAACTGGGACCCGATCGACCAGACCGTGCTCGCCAACGAGCAGGTGATCGACGGTCGCGGCTGGCGTTCCGGCGCGCTGATCGAGAAGCGCGAGATTCCGATGTACTACGCGAAGATCACGTCGTATGCGGAAGAACTGCTTGACCATGTCGACAACAAGCTGCCGGGCTGGCCGGAACGTGTACGCATCATGCAGTCGAACTGGATCGGCAAATCGACCGGCGTTCGCTTCGCATTTCCACACGACGTCAAGGATGCATCCGGCAAGGCGATCAACGACGGCAAGCTGTGGGTCTTCACCACCCGTGCCGACACGATCATGGGCGTGACCTTCTGCGCGGTCGCGCCGGAACATGCATTGGCCACGCACGCCGCCAAGTCGAATCCGGCGCTCGCCGCATTCATCGACGAATGCAAGAAGGGCAGCGTGATCGAAGCCGACATGGCGACGATGGAAAAGAAAGGCATGCCGACCGGTTTGTTCGTCACGCATCCGCTGACAGGCGAGCAGGTTGAAGTCTGGGTCGGCAACTACGTGCTGATCACCTACGGCGACGGCGCGGTGATGGGCGTGCCGGCACACGACGAGCGTGATTTCGCCTTTGCGAAAAAATACAGCCTGCCGATCAAGCAGGTCATCGCCGTCGAAGGCAAGACCTACTCAACCGATGCCTGGGAGGAATGGTACGCAGACAAGGAAAACGGCCGCTGCATCCATTCCGGAGAATACGATGGCTTGAGCTATCAGGCCGCAGTCGATGCGATTGCCGCCGACCTCGGTGCCAAGGGCATCGGCGAAAAGAAGATCACCTACCGCCTGCGCGACTGGGGCATCTCGCGCCAGCGCTACTGGGGCACGCCGATCCCGATCATCCACTGTGCCACTTGCGGCGACGTGCCGGTGCCGGAAAAGGATTTGCCGGTGGTGCTGCCGGAAGACTGCGTGCCGGACGGCACCGGCAACCCGCTCAACAAGCACGAGAAGTTCCTGCATGTCGACTGCCCGCAATGCGGCAAGCCGGCACGTCGTGAAACCGACACGATGGATACCTTCGTCGATTCATCCTGGTACTACATGCGTTATTGCTCGCCGGGCAGCAATGACGCGATGGTCGATGCGCGCAACGATTACTGGATGCCGATGGATCAATACATCGGCGGTATTGAGCATGCTGTGTTGCATTTGCTTTACGCACGCTTCTGGACCAAGGTCATGCGCGACTTCGGCCTGCTCAAATTCGATGAGCCCTTTGTCAACTTGCTGACGCAAGGCATGGTGCTGAACGAAACCTACTTCCGCGAAGATGCCACCGGCAAGAAGACCTGGTTCAATCCGGCGGATGTCGAATTGACCTTCGACGACAAGGGACGACCGGTATCCGCAATACTGAAGTCGGACGGCAAGCCGGTAGAGCTCGGCGGCACCGAAAAAATGTCGAAGTCGAAGAACAACGGCATCGACCCGCAGGCGCAGATCGATCAGTACGGCGCGGATACCGCGCGCCTGTTCACGATGTTCGCCTCGCCGCCGGAACAGACGCTGGAATGGTCGGGGTCCGGCGTGGAAGGCGCAAACCGTTTCCTTCGACGTCTATGGGCTTTTGCTCATGTACAGACGGCGCGTGTTGCCGCAACAACGGCCATGGATTTTGCCGGCCTGCCGGAAACGCACAAGGCGCTGCGCCGCGAAATTCACAAGATCCTGCAACAAGCCGACCACGACTTCAAGCGCATTCAGTACAACACCGTCGTATCCGCGTGCATGAAGATGCTGAACACGCTCGAAGCCGCCAAGCTGGATGATTCCGCAGAATCCAATGCAGTCATCGCCGAAGGCTTGTCGATCTTCCTGCGCGTGCTGAATCCGGTTGCACCGCATATCACCCACGTACTGTGGCAGGAGCTTGGCTTTGCAAAGACCCATGGCGACATCCTCGATGCCCCATGGCCGCAGGTCGATGCCGCCGCATTGGAGCAGGCCGAAATCGAACTGATGGTGCAAGTCAACGGCAAGCTGCGCGGCAGCGTCAAGATAGCGAAGGATGCCGACAAGGCCGCCATCGAGGCCGCCGCGCTGGCCAATGAAAACGTGAAAAAATTTGTCGAAGGCACGCCGAAGAAAATCATCGTCGTGCCCGGCAAGCTGATCAACATCGTGGCCTGA
- a CDS encoding barstar family protein — MATVTLDGTAITDWDAFHRQCRTAFGFPDFYGRNMSAWIDCLSGLRDDDGMSGFSLAADEVLHIEVLHSLVLRREAPEILGALEECTAEVNERYTDSGEKTALSLVLR, encoded by the coding sequence ATGGCCACGGTTACGTTGGATGGTACGGCGATCACCGATTGGGATGCATTCCATCGGCAATGCAGGACCGCATTCGGCTTTCCGGACTTTTACGGCCGCAACATGAGCGCATGGATCGATTGCCTGTCCGGTCTGCGCGACGATGACGGCATGAGCGGATTCTCGCTGGCGGCTGATGAAGTGTTGCACATTGAAGTGCTCCACTCGCTGGTCTTGCGGCGCGAGGCGCCTGAAATCCTCGGCGCATTGGAAGAATGCACTGCCGAAGTCAACGAACGCTACACCGATAGCGGCGAAAAAACGGCTTTGTCGCTCGTATTGCGCTGA
- a CDS encoding ExbD/TolR family protein: MAFGGFDGNKQQGPMSDINVTPMVDVMLVLLVIFIITAPLFTHAIKLDLPNAQSAAAPEKPETISLSINAEGALFWNNDPLQQNDLGAKLAAAAQQQPQPELQLRADKNTRYEVIAQVMSAAQSSGMTKMGFVTDAKEPPQKP; this comes from the coding sequence ATGGCTTTCGGCGGATTCGACGGCAACAAGCAGCAGGGCCCGATGTCGGACATCAACGTCACGCCCATGGTGGACGTGATGCTGGTGCTGCTGGTGATTTTCATTATTACCGCGCCTCTGTTCACTCATGCGATCAAGCTCGATTTGCCGAATGCGCAATCTGCGGCCGCACCTGAAAAGCCGGAAACGATTTCTCTCTCCATCAACGCGGAAGGTGCCCTTTTCTGGAACAACGACCCGCTCCAGCAGAATGACCTAGGGGCGAAGCTGGCCGCCGCCGCGCAACAACAGCCGCAACCGGAATTGCAGCTGCGTGCCGACAAAAACACGCGCTACGAAGTGATTGCACAGGTGATGTCGGCGGCACAGAGCAGCGGGATGACGAAAATGGGTTTCGTCACCGACGCTAAAGAACCGCCGCAAAAACCATAA
- a CDS encoding MotA/TolQ/ExbB proton channel family protein codes for MNQTLGFAHYWAQGDAISHSVAYALLLMSVVSWYYIFSKSWSSWRIRRSAGALNGFWKAPTLTDAIAVLKNADSEDVYTPLAAQSAEAANLTNQAGSLNAAVDPGELITRTLRQEINRVSSRLESGLTILASVGSTAPFIGLFGTVWGIYHALVAVSTTGTVQIDKVAGPVGEALIMTALGLVVAIPAVLAYNAFTRVNRVTLAELDAFAHDLHAYLTTGARVGK; via the coding sequence ATGAATCAAACCCTCGGATTTGCTCATTACTGGGCGCAAGGCGATGCCATTTCGCACTCGGTGGCGTACGCGCTGCTGTTGATGTCGGTCGTCAGCTGGTATTACATTTTTTCCAAATCCTGGAGCTCATGGCGCATTCGACGGAGCGCCGGCGCATTGAACGGATTCTGGAAAGCACCGACCCTGACCGATGCGATTGCCGTCTTGAAGAATGCCGACAGCGAAGACGTCTACACGCCGCTGGCTGCGCAAAGCGCGGAGGCCGCCAATCTCACCAATCAGGCCGGCTCGCTCAATGCGGCCGTGGATCCGGGCGAACTCATCACGCGCACCTTGCGGCAGGAAATCAATCGCGTGTCCTCGCGTCTGGAAAGCGGCCTGACGATACTGGCATCGGTCGGTTCGACCGCGCCCTTCATCGGCCTGTTCGGTACCGTGTGGGGCATCTACCATGCGCTGGTTGCGGTATCGACCACCGGCACGGTGCAGATCGACAAGGTGGCCGGTCCGGTGGGCGAGGCATTGATCATGACGGCACTGGGCCTCGTGGTCGCGATTCCGGCGGTGCTCGCATACAACGCCTTCACCCGCGTCAATCGCGTGACGCTGGCCGAGCTGGATGCGTTTGCGCACGATCTGCATGCCTACCTGACAACCGGCGCGCGCGTCGGCAAATGA
- a CDS encoding energy transducer TonB, which yields MPCIAATLLLHAALVAAVVAGFANHKSVALEPPVITVALVPSTIDESTAPAPLPTAPSPPLEQARPEPRRSEPKRTAMPKPPSKPHTTTARESRTSSAPIEAEPSAPAIDNAPSTSTTAPASPAAAAAPVRTEPSISASYAAGNRKPQYPLMSRRFQEEGTVILRVFVKPDGTAGAVDIKTSSGHPLLDESARSAVQGWRFNPATSDGKPIAEWYQVPVPFTLEN from the coding sequence TTGCCGTGTATCGCTGCGACCCTGCTGCTGCATGCGGCGCTGGTAGCGGCAGTCGTGGCCGGATTTGCGAACCATAAAAGCGTTGCGCTCGAGCCGCCGGTCATCACGGTCGCGCTGGTGCCCTCGACAATCGACGAGAGTACCGCGCCCGCACCGTTGCCGACTGCCCCCTCCCCCCCGCTGGAACAAGCGCGTCCGGAACCAAGGCGCAGCGAGCCAAAACGCACCGCCATGCCAAAACCTCCCAGCAAGCCGCACACAACCACCGCACGCGAGTCCAGGACATCCAGCGCGCCCATCGAGGCGGAACCATCCGCACCGGCTATCGACAACGCGCCGAGCACGTCCACCACTGCCCCCGCCTCCCCTGCCGCTGCCGCTGCGCCGGTCAGGACAGAGCCTTCGATTTCCGCAAGCTATGCCGCCGGTAACCGCAAGCCCCAATATCCGCTCATGTCGCGCCGTTTCCAGGAAGAAGGCACAGTGATCTTGCGCGTTTTCGTCAAACCCGACGGCACAGCAGGCGCGGTCGACATCAAGACTTCCAGCGGCCATCCGCTGCTGGATGAGTCGGCAAGGAGCGCCGTGCAAGGCTGGCGCTTCAATCCCGCCACCAGCGATGGCAAGCCGATTGCGGAGTGGTATCAAGTTCCCGTTCCGTTTACACTTGAAAACTAA
- the dapB gene encoding 4-hydroxy-tetrahydrodipicolinate reductase: protein MNSMKIAIAGASGRMGRMLIEAVHNADDATLAGALDVAGTSGIGTDAAAFLGKPAGVPIESDLAKGLANAEFLIDFTRPEGTLTHLEYCAAHGIKMIIGTTGFDEAGKAAIAAAAQKTAIVFAPNMSVGVNVTMKLLEMAAKSFSHGYDIEIIEAHHRHKVDAPSGTAIKMGEVIADALGRDLKDVAVYAREGVTGERDPSSIGFATIRGGDIVGDHTVLFAGIGERIEITHKSASRVTYAHGSLRAARFLQDRKTGLYDMQDVLGLR, encoded by the coding sequence ATGAATTCCATGAAAATCGCCATCGCAGGCGCATCCGGCCGCATGGGCCGCATGCTGATCGAAGCCGTCCATAACGCCGACGATGCCACTCTGGCCGGCGCGCTCGACGTTGCGGGCACATCCGGCATTGGCACCGATGCCGCCGCATTTCTCGGCAAACCGGCCGGCGTGCCTATCGAATCAGACCTGGCCAAAGGCCTGGCCAACGCGGAATTCCTGATCGACTTCACGCGTCCCGAAGGCACCTTGACGCATCTCGAATACTGCGCCGCGCATGGCATCAAGATGATCATCGGCACCACCGGCTTCGATGAGGCCGGCAAGGCGGCCATCGCGGCGGCGGCGCAAAAGACCGCAATCGTGTTTGCCCCGAACATGAGCGTCGGCGTCAACGTGACGATGAAGCTGCTGGAAATGGCGGCGAAAAGCTTTTCGCACGGCTACGACATCGAAATCATCGAAGCCCACCATCGCCACAAGGTCGATGCGCCATCCGGCACCGCGATCAAGATGGGTGAAGTCATTGCCGATGCGCTTGGCCGCGATCTGAAGGATGTCGCGGTCTATGCGCGCGAAGGCGTCACCGGCGAACGCGATCCGTCTTCCATCGGATTTGCGACGATCCGCGGCGGCGACATCGTGGGCGACCACACAGTGCTGTTTGCCGGCATCGGCGAACGCATCGAGATTACGCACAAATCGGCCAGCCGCGTGACCTATGCACATGGCAGCCTGCGCGCGGCGCGTTTCCTGCAAGACAGGAAAACCGGTTTGTACGACATGCAGGACGTGCTCGGTCTTCGATAA